The Mesobacillus jeotgali genome window below encodes:
- the cls gene encoding cardiolipin synthase → MKNTVRILAFLLILAGIYYLFYEKLDTVYLGYISIFMSLTVIFISFVIFLENRHPAQTLTWIVVLGGFPVVGFIFYLLFGRNHRKEKMFRRKYFLDKQAFSRIEGDSERANKARMLEMEEDHRRLFNLAQKLGNSPISFATSTQVLTNGDETFRHILEELKKATHHIHMEYYIVRHDEIGEEIKEVLISKASKGVKVRFLYDSVGSWKLSKKYIADLSEAGVEVVEFGPVRLPFLNSKFNFRNHRKIIVIDGTVGFVGGLNIGDEYLGRDEGFGFWRDTHLMAKGEAVRSLQLIFLQDWYYMTNNSFLTSDYLSPALQANTHGGVQMIAGGPDNEWSVIKNIFFSMISSADKSVWIASPYFIPDEDIFSAIKVAALSGLDVRLLVPKRPDKKIVFFASRSYFPELLEAGVKIYEYEKGFMHSKIVIVDGHLASIGTSNMDMRSFHLNFEVNAFLYKTSSTVKLVKEFENDILDSTEIVMDDFNKRHIGYRLLESTSRLLSPML, encoded by the coding sequence ATGAAGAACACAGTGCGGATTTTAGCGTTTTTATTAATTTTAGCAGGCATCTATTATTTGTTTTATGAAAAACTTGATACAGTTTATCTTGGATACATCAGTATTTTTATGTCTTTAACCGTGATCTTTATCAGCTTTGTGATATTCCTCGAGAATCGCCATCCAGCCCAGACACTGACCTGGATTGTCGTTCTTGGTGGATTTCCAGTAGTTGGTTTTATATTTTATTTATTATTCGGCAGGAACCATCGGAAGGAAAAAATGTTCCGCCGTAAATACTTTCTTGATAAACAGGCTTTCTCAAGGATAGAGGGGGACAGTGAGAGAGCCAACAAAGCAAGAATGCTGGAAATGGAAGAAGACCATCGCCGATTATTCAATCTTGCCCAGAAGCTGGGAAACAGCCCGATTTCATTTGCGACTTCGACACAAGTACTGACGAATGGAGATGAAACCTTTCGTCATATCCTCGAAGAATTGAAAAAGGCAACCCACCATATTCACATGGAATATTACATTGTCCGCCATGATGAGATAGGGGAGGAAATTAAAGAGGTTTTGATCAGTAAAGCAAGTAAAGGAGTAAAGGTTCGGTTTCTTTACGATTCTGTTGGATCCTGGAAGCTCTCGAAAAAGTATATTGCTGACTTGAGTGAAGCGGGGGTAGAAGTGGTTGAATTCGGGCCTGTCCGCCTGCCGTTCCTTAACAGTAAATTCAACTTTAGGAATCATAGGAAAATCATCGTCATAGATGGGACGGTCGGTTTTGTCGGAGGCCTGAATATCGGTGATGAATACCTTGGAAGGGACGAAGGCTTTGGGTTTTGGCGTGATACTCATTTAATGGCAAAAGGAGAAGCGGTACGGAGCTTGCAGCTGATTTTCCTTCAAGATTGGTATTACATGACGAACAATAGCTTTTTGACGTCGGATTATCTGTCGCCAGCTCTGCAGGCTAACACACATGGCGGGGTACAAATGATTGCAGGGGGTCCTGATAATGAATGGAGTGTCATCAAGAATATTTTCTTTTCAATGATTTCCTCTGCTGATAAGTCTGTTTGGATTGCCTCACCATACTTCATTCCTGATGAAGACATTTTCAGTGCGATAAAAGTTGCCGCCCTCAGTGGACTGGATGTCAGGCTCTTAGTGCCGAAGCGGCCAGATAAAAAAATCGTGTTCTTTGCTTCGAGGTCGTATTTTCCTGAGTTGCTCGAAGCTGGTGTGAAGATATATGAATATGAAAAAGGCTTCATGCACAGCAAGATTGTTATTGTTGATGGTCATCTCGCTTCCATCGGAACTTCGAATATGGATATGAGAAGTTTCCACCTGAATTTCGAGGTCAATGCTTTTCTTTATAAAACTAGCAGCACGGTGAAGCTTGTGAAAGAATTCGAAAACGATATTCTCGATTCAACAGAGATTGTCATGGATGACTTCAATAAACGCCATATCGGCTATAGGCTTCTGGAATCCACATCCCGGCTCCTGTCGCCGATGCTTTAA
- a CDS encoding competence protein CoiA family protein — protein sequence MLVANMSNGKRLSLGEKWNKSDLIGIRSREKFHCPECGEEVVMKLGSKKSWHFSHLAGGSCQYEYDRESDYHRSGKLMLYDWLKKQGIQAELESYDPLMKQKPDVAFKLQSQKYAIEFQCSVISAEIFEKRTKTYLDHGVIPIWIAAETLVKRKTKNVVSLNNFLYLFIRRHRHSWNIPAFCPISGQFINLHGAIPISARKTITNLEVKSLNQFSIQHLISPAAGKFPFMKIWLNENQKLKSQYLRSPGARQNRFLKELYRNRLSLLSLPPVFGLPVHSSPYIETPSFIWQTYLYLDVFRNFKKGDIIYYASIREAFANRVKRRDIKLRLLPAAGQRDAWYTLAEYVFLLTKLSYLDKIDSGTVQVVKEFVIANSIEEQLEADAEFFAEHQNKIAQLLFNLT from the coding sequence GTGCTAGTAGCAAACATGAGCAATGGTAAAAGATTATCACTGGGAGAAAAGTGGAATAAGAGTGATTTAATAGGAATCCGTTCACGGGAGAAGTTTCACTGTCCGGAGTGCGGTGAAGAAGTGGTCATGAAGTTAGGAAGCAAGAAGAGCTGGCATTTTTCACATTTGGCAGGTGGCAGCTGCCAGTATGAGTATGATCGAGAATCAGATTATCATCGATCAGGGAAGCTAATGCTTTATGATTGGCTGAAAAAGCAGGGAATCCAAGCTGAATTAGAGAGCTATGATCCACTGATGAAGCAAAAACCGGATGTTGCTTTTAAATTACAGAGTCAAAAATATGCGATTGAATTCCAATGTTCAGTCATATCTGCTGAGATATTTGAAAAGAGAACGAAAACGTATCTTGATCATGGTGTAATCCCGATTTGGATTGCTGCCGAAACACTGGTTAAACGGAAGACGAAGAATGTTGTGTCATTGAATAACTTCCTCTACCTCTTCATTCGTCGGCATCGGCACAGTTGGAATATCCCCGCTTTTTGCCCGATTTCTGGACAATTCATCAACCTTCATGGTGCTATTCCAATTTCCGCAAGAAAAACCATCACTAATCTTGAAGTAAAGTCTCTTAATCAATTTTCAATTCAGCACCTCATTAGTCCCGCTGCAGGAAAGTTTCCCTTTATGAAAATCTGGCTAAACGAGAATCAAAAGTTGAAATCACAGTATCTGCGATCGCCTGGCGCAAGGCAAAACCGATTTTTAAAAGAGTTGTACCGTAACCGTTTAAGCCTTCTCTCTCTCCCTCCTGTTTTCGGTCTTCCTGTACACTCAAGCCCCTATATTGAAACTCCATCCTTCATTTGGCAAACCTATCTCTACCTCGATGTTTTTCGTAATTTTAAAAAAGGGGATATCATATATTATGCGAGCATTCGAGAGGCTTTTGCCAATCGGGTTAAAAGAAGGGATATCAAACTCAGACTGCTGCCAGCTGCCGGCCAAAGGGATGCCTGGTATACGCTTGCAGAATATGTTTTTCTGTTAACCAAGCTATCGTATCTGGATAAGATTGACTCTGGTACCGTGCAGGTGGTAAAGGAATTTGTGATTGCTAACTCTATCGAGGAGCAACTGGAGGCTGATGCGGAGTTTTTTGCTGAACATCAAAATAAAATTGCCCAATTGCTTTTTAACCTAACATGA
- the pepF gene encoding oligoendopeptidase F, with product MSNESAVKKLPVRDEVATENTWRLEDIFAVDEQWEQEFNEVKGLIPSVQEYQGKLGESADQLYNALQLQDKLLERLGRLYTYAHMRYDQDTTNSFYQGMDDRIKNLYSQAASELAFIVPEILAVDEEKIKGFLNEKEELKLYEHALEEINLQRPHVLSAEEEALLAQASEVMSSPSNTFGMLNNADLEFPSIKDENGEDVEITHGRYIRFLESEDRRVREDAFKAVYKTYGSFKNTFASTLSGNIKKDNFNARIRKYDSARHAALAANNIPESVYENLVNTVNDNLHLLHRYVKLRRKVLGLEKLHMYDLYTPLVKDVKMEIPYGEAKEYVLKGLEPLGDEYNNILKEGFENRWVDVYENKGKRSGAYSSGAYGTNPYILMNWQDNVNNLFTLAHEFGHSVHSYYTRKTQPYPYGNYSIFVAEVASTCNEALLNDYMLKTIDDEQKRLYLLNHYLEGFRGTVFRQTMFAEFEHMIHQKAQNNEALTADSLTKDYYELNKKYFGEEDIIIDEEIGLEWSRIPHFYYNYYVYQYATGFSAATALSKQILEEGQPAVDRYIDFLKSGSSDYPIEVLKKAGVDMTSAKPIEEALKVFEEKLNEMEALLS from the coding sequence ATGTCAAATGAATCTGCAGTAAAGAAATTGCCAGTAAGGGACGAGGTTGCCACAGAGAATACGTGGAGACTTGAGGATATTTTTGCAGTTGATGAGCAATGGGAACAAGAATTCAATGAAGTAAAGGGCTTGATTCCTTCTGTCCAGGAGTATCAGGGCAAGCTAGGCGAAAGCGCGGACCAACTATATAATGCACTACAGTTGCAGGATAAATTGCTTGAGCGTCTAGGAAGACTTTATACATACGCGCATATGCGCTATGACCAGGATACAACCAATTCCTTTTATCAAGGTATGGATGACCGTATCAAGAATCTATATTCTCAAGCAGCAAGCGAGCTTGCCTTCATCGTACCTGAAATCCTCGCTGTTGATGAAGAGAAGATCAAGGGCTTTTTAAATGAAAAAGAAGAATTGAAGCTGTATGAGCATGCATTGGAGGAAATCAACCTTCAGCGCCCGCATGTCCTTTCAGCTGAAGAGGAAGCACTTCTGGCTCAGGCCTCAGAAGTGATGAGTTCACCTTCAAATACATTTGGAATGCTGAACAATGCCGATCTCGAATTTCCTTCCATCAAGGATGAGAACGGAGAAGATGTGGAAATCACGCACGGCCGTTATATCAGGTTCCTGGAAAGCGAGGATCGCAGGGTTCGTGAGGATGCTTTCAAGGCTGTGTATAAAACATATGGCAGCTTCAAGAATACTTTTGCCAGCACATTGAGCGGCAATATCAAAAAGGATAACTTCAATGCAAGAATCCGCAAATATGACTCTGCGAGGCATGCTGCGCTTGCTGCGAACAATATTCCTGAAAGTGTCTATGAAAATCTTGTGAATACGGTGAATGACAATCTGCACCTGCTTCACAGATATGTAAAGCTCCGCAGGAAGGTACTAGGTTTGGAGAAGCTTCATATGTATGACCTGTACACACCGCTTGTTAAGGATGTTAAAATGGAGATTCCTTATGGAGAAGCAAAGGAATATGTCCTAAAAGGTTTAGAACCTCTTGGCGATGAATATAACAATATCCTTAAGGAAGGATTCGAAAACCGCTGGGTGGATGTGTATGAGAACAAAGGGAAACGCAGCGGCGCCTATTCTTCTGGTGCATATGGCACAAATCCATATATCCTGATGAACTGGCAGGACAATGTAAATAATTTGTTTACGCTGGCTCATGAGTTCGGCCATTCCGTACACAGCTACTACACAAGAAAAACCCAGCCATATCCTTACGGCAACTACTCTATTTTCGTCGCTGAAGTGGCGTCAACTTGCAATGAAGCGTTATTGAATGACTATATGCTTAAAACCATCGATGATGAGCAGAAGCGTCTGTATCTATTGAATCATTACCTCGAAGGCTTCCGTGGAACAGTATTCAGACAGACCATGTTTGCTGAATTTGAACATATGATCCACCAAAAAGCCCAGAATAACGAGGCACTGACAGCTGATTCTCTGACAAAGGACTACTACGAGCTAAACAAAAAGTACTTTGGTGAAGAGGACATCATCATTGATGAAGAAATCGGTCTTGAATGGTCAAGAATCCCGCATTTCTACTACAATTACTATGTTTATCAGTATGCGACTGGTTTCAGTGCAGCAACAGCGCTGAGCAAACAAATCCTTGAAGAAGGCCAGCCTGCTGTTGACCGCTATATTGACTTCCTGAAATCTGGCAGCTCGGATTACCCAATCGAAGTATTGAAAAAGGCAGGAGTCGATATGACAAGTGCAAAACCAATAGAGGAAGCATTGAAAGTCTTTGAAGAAAAGCTAAACGAAATGGAAGCATTGCTTTCATAA
- a CDS encoding ClpXP adapter SpxH family protein, with the protein MKLSRENLLSYDPSEFCHSLDKKPIEIYMFVDPLCPECWALEPIIKKLQIEYGRYFSIRHVLSGKLATLNMSRKKRYETIAELWEKTASRTGMSCDGSLWFENPVSSPYLASIAIKSAELQGRKKGIGFLRKLQEVLFLEKQNVSNFEVLKNCARSVGLDVEEFVTDIHSESAAKAFQCDLKITNEMDVQEIPTFVFFNANVEEEGIKITGLYPYEVYVQILEEMLQEKPEPAQPPLLEQFLKQYKMVASKEVAVVYDMTVQQAEKELKKLMLKQRVEQIPAKYGVFWRYHEG; encoded by the coding sequence ATGAAACTGAGCCGGGAAAACCTTTTGAGCTATGACCCATCAGAGTTTTGCCATAGCCTGGATAAAAAACCTATTGAAATTTATATGTTTGTCGACCCGCTCTGTCCAGAATGCTGGGCACTGGAACCAATTATCAAGAAGCTCCAAATCGAATATGGCAGGTATTTTTCCATTCGCCATGTATTAAGCGGCAAATTGGCCACCCTGAACATGAGCAGGAAAAAGCGTTATGAAACGATTGCGGAACTTTGGGAGAAAACAGCAAGCAGAACGGGAATGTCCTGTGACGGATCTCTTTGGTTTGAAAATCCGGTATCATCCCCTTACTTGGCATCCATTGCAATAAAATCCGCTGAGCTTCAGGGTAGAAAAAAAGGCATTGGATTCCTGCGCAAGCTTCAGGAAGTCCTATTTCTTGAAAAACAGAATGTTTCTAACTTCGAGGTGTTAAAAAACTGCGCAAGGAGCGTCGGTTTAGACGTAGAGGAATTTGTCACAGATATTCATTCTGAATCCGCTGCAAAAGCATTTCAGTGTGACTTAAAGATAACGAATGAAATGGATGTCCAGGAAATCCCGACTTTCGTCTTTTTTAACGCTAATGTCGAGGAAGAGGGCATCAAGATTACCGGTCTCTACCCATATGAGGTGTATGTGCAGATTCTTGAGGAAATGCTGCAGGAAAAGCCAGAGCCTGCACAGCCCCCGTTGCTGGAACAATTCCTGAAGCAATACAAGATGGTCGCCTCGAAGGAAGTTGCTGTTGTCTATGACATGACTGTCCAACAGGCCGAGAAGGAATTGAAGAAATTAATGCTAAAACAAAGAGTCGAACAAATCCCTGCTAAATACGGGGTGTTCTGGCGATATCATGAAGGATGA
- a CDS encoding globin, protein MVENKTLPFEAIGEGTLHRLVDAFYHRVGMHPDLAPIFPDDLSETARKQKQFLTQYLGGPPLYTNEHGHPMLRARHLPFDITPTRATAWLACMNEAMDEVGLEGPVREDFYARLYLTAQHMINTPDDDETGDHP, encoded by the coding sequence ATGGTTGAGAATAAGACCTTACCATTCGAAGCCATTGGCGAAGGGACACTTCACCGGCTGGTCGATGCTTTTTACCACCGAGTTGGAATGCATCCTGATCTTGCTCCTATATTCCCGGATGATTTATCAGAAACTGCTAGAAAACAAAAGCAGTTCTTAACTCAATATTTAGGAGGGCCTCCCTTATACACCAATGAACATGGCCATCCAATGCTACGTGCAAGACATTTGCCATTCGATATCACGCCGACCAGAGCGACAGCCTGGCTCGCCTGCATGAACGAGGCAATGGATGAAGTGGGACTTGAAGGGCCAGTAAGAGAGGATTTTTATGCAAGACTTTACCTGACCGCACAGCATATGATTAATACACCAGACGATGATGAAACTGGTGATCATCCATGA
- a CDS encoding lytic transglycosylase domain-containing protein translates to MNVNQLKVMLELQALQNFNQPTSQSGNGLFQDMLSGILMDQSNALGATATRLEELFDNAQTAVNTFELPKQNIAQMLPPLQLTKVAGKSTADFDSIIDKAASMFNIPAKLIKSVIQKESNFNPNAVSHAGASGLMQLMPATARGLGVKNVFDPAENIVAGSKYLRQMLDRYDNNLELALAAYNAGPGNVDKYGGIPPFKETQNYVRKVTDVFYG, encoded by the coding sequence ATGAATGTTAACCAGTTAAAAGTCATGCTTGAATTGCAGGCGCTTCAAAACTTCAACCAGCCAACGAGCCAATCCGGAAATGGCCTTTTCCAGGATATGCTTTCTGGCATCCTCATGGATCAAAGCAATGCTCTTGGTGCTACCGCCACAAGACTGGAAGAATTATTTGACAATGCGCAAACTGCGGTTAACACTTTCGAACTCCCAAAACAGAACATTGCACAGATGCTTCCCCCTTTACAACTGACGAAAGTAGCGGGCAAAAGCACTGCTGATTTTGACAGCATAATTGATAAAGCGGCATCTATGTTCAATATTCCAGCAAAACTCATTAAATCCGTTATTCAAAAGGAATCGAATTTCAATCCAAATGCCGTTAGCCACGCTGGTGCATCAGGGCTGATGCAACTAATGCCTGCGACAGCCAGGGGCCTTGGAGTTAAAAATGTATTTGATCCAGCGGAAAATATAGTTGCCGGAAGTAAATACCTTCGCCAAATGCTCGACAGATATGATAATAATCTAGAGCTGGCGCTTGCAGCCTATAATGCCGGTCCCGGAAATGTAGATAAATATGGCGGAATCCCTCCATTCAAAGAAACGCAAAACTACGTTAGGAAAGTCACGGATGTCTTTTACGGATAA
- a CDS encoding CYTH domain-containing protein — protein MSQNIEIEFKNMLTQEEFQLLRIHFKIEPEQFKKQINHYFDTNSFSLKDKGSALRIREKGSSFEMTLKQPAEQGLLETNQMLTASEAEDALSSGKLPEGEVKNAVSKLLPDTNSLNYFGSLTTVRAEVEYKDGLLVLDHSYYLNTEDYELEYEVTNESEGYKVFSKLLEELKIPLRPTDNKIKRFYAKKYNLLQE, from the coding sequence GTGAGCCAGAATATCGAAATTGAATTTAAGAACATGCTGACTCAAGAAGAATTCCAATTACTAAGAATACACTTTAAAATAGAGCCAGAGCAATTCAAAAAACAAATTAACCATTATTTTGATACTAATTCATTCTCCTTGAAGGACAAAGGTTCTGCATTAAGGATCAGGGAAAAAGGATCAAGCTTTGAAATGACATTGAAGCAGCCTGCTGAACAGGGTTTGCTGGAAACAAACCAGATGTTGACGGCTAGTGAGGCTGAGGATGCTTTGTCTTCAGGTAAGCTTCCTGAAGGTGAAGTAAAAAACGCAGTATCGAAATTACTGCCGGACACAAATTCCCTGAACTACTTCGGATCACTGACAACCGTTCGTGCAGAGGTGGAGTATAAAGATGGATTGCTTGTTTTGGACCATAGTTACTATTTAAATACAGAAGATTATGAGCTAGAATATGAAGTGACGAATGAGTCTGAAGGATATAAAGTTTTCTCCAAATTACTGGAAGAACTAAAAATCCCTCTCAGACCGACCGATAATAAAATTAAAAGATTTTACGCAAAAAAATATAACCTTTTACAAGAATAG
- a CDS encoding GTP pyrophosphokinase family protein, translating into MKHWDQFLEPYKHAVEELKVKLKGIRSQYELHSDHSPIEFVTGRVKPIASILDKAHQKGISLDKLDSEMQDIAGLRIMCQFVDDIKTVVELLRSRNDFEIVEERDYISHKKASGYRSYHVVIRYPVQTIRGERKILAEIQIRTLAMNFWATVEHSLNYKYKGLFPEDIKIRLQRAAEAAFRLDEEMSTIRGEIQDAQAFFTRKKEMQQDGKK; encoded by the coding sequence GTGAAACACTGGGATCAATTTTTAGAACCCTATAAGCATGCTGTTGAAGAATTGAAGGTAAAGCTTAAGGGAATCAGGAGCCAGTATGAGCTCCATTCCGACCATTCCCCGATTGAATTCGTCACGGGAAGGGTAAAGCCTATTGCAAGCATCCTCGATAAAGCCCATCAAAAAGGAATATCACTTGATAAGCTTGATTCAGAAATGCAGGATATTGCCGGCCTGAGAATCATGTGTCAGTTCGTTGATGACATCAAGACGGTCGTGGAACTATTGAGAAGCCGGAATGATTTTGAGATTGTAGAAGAAAGGGATTATATATCGCATAAAAAAGCGAGCGGCTACCGCTCTTATCATGTCGTAATCCGCTATCCTGTACAGACAATCCGCGGTGAAAGAAAGATCCTGGCAGAAATCCAAATCAGGACATTGGCGATGAATTTCTGGGCGACAGTAGAACATTCGCTTAATTATAAATATAAGGGGCTTTTTCCGGAGGATATTAAAATCAGGCTGCAGCGTGCAGCAGAGGCCGCTTTCCGGCTCGATGAAGAAATGTCGACCATCAGAGGAGAAATTCAGGATGCACAAGCATTTTTTACACGAAAAAAAGAAATGCAGCAGGATGGAAAGAAATAG
- a CDS encoding NAD kinase, which translates to MKFAITSKGDSRSNTLMHKMKTYLLDFDLQYDEDQPDICISVGGDGTLLYAFHRYSSRLDKTAFIGVHTGHLGFYADWVPEEIEKLVIAVAKTPYQVIEYPLLEVIIRYQHGGRETRYLALNESTVKSVEGTLVMDVEIRGQHFERFRGDGLCVSTPSGSTAYNKALGGAILHPSLRAIQVAEMASINNRVFRTVGSPLILPDHHTCTLKPVNRPDFQVTVDHLTLLHKDVKSIQFRVADEKIRFARFRPFPFWKRVHDSFISDSD; encoded by the coding sequence ATGAAATTTGCGATCACTTCAAAAGGGGATTCCCGGTCCAATACGTTGATGCACAAGATGAAAACGTATCTTTTGGACTTTGATCTACAATATGATGAAGACCAGCCGGATATTTGCATCTCAGTAGGAGGGGATGGCACTCTATTATATGCCTTCCACCGATACAGCAGCAGGCTGGACAAAACAGCTTTCATTGGAGTACATACCGGACACCTGGGCTTTTATGCCGACTGGGTCCCTGAAGAAATCGAAAAACTTGTCATCGCCGTGGCCAAAACGCCATACCAGGTGATCGAATACCCATTGCTCGAGGTCATCATCAGGTACCAGCATGGCGGCAGGGAAACCAGGTATTTAGCCCTGAATGAATCGACCGTCAAATCTGTTGAAGGCACCCTCGTCATGGATGTCGAAATCAGGGGCCAGCATTTTGAACGCTTCCGTGGAGACGGCTTATGCGTATCGACGCCTTCAGGAAGTACTGCATACAATAAAGCTCTGGGCGGTGCCATACTGCATCCTTCATTAAGGGCAATCCAAGTTGCGGAAATGGCCTCCATCAACAACCGTGTATTCCGGACAGTGGGGTCACCGCTGATCCTTCCTGACCACCATACCTGTACTCTTAAACCAGTTAATAGACCAGACTTCCAGGTAACGGTTGACCATTTAACACTTCTGCATAAAGACGTGAAGTCAATCCAATTCCGCGTTGCCGATGAAAAAATCCGCTTCGCCCGATTCCGCCCGTTTCCATTCTGGAAAAGGGTGCATGATTCCTTTATCTCTGACAGTGATTAA
- a CDS encoding RluA family pseudouridine synthase, with protein sequence MAKNFTLEFTAAQADQGKMLREYLKEKEISKSALTDIKFKGGFISVNGDEVNVRYILKDADRVKVEFPPEVPSEGMKGEEIPLTIVYEDEYLLVVNKPPGMNTIPSREHPNGSLANALIGYYKRNGISATTHIVTRLDRDTSGLVLIAKHSHIHHLFSKQQRSGGVKRSYEAFAVGDVAQDEGMIEAPIARKPDSIIEREVRPDGQYACTLFKVNKRYRKFTHMNIRLKTGRTHQIRVHMSFFGHPLLGDTLYGGNKDFIQRQALHCRELTFIHPLLHKQMHFTANLPTDMDKVLNQGKSC encoded by the coding sequence ATGGCAAAAAACTTCACACTGGAATTTACAGCTGCACAAGCTGATCAGGGGAAGATGCTAAGGGAATACCTTAAAGAGAAGGAAATTTCAAAATCTGCTCTGACAGATATCAAGTTCAAGGGTGGATTTATCTCCGTCAATGGTGACGAAGTGAATGTCCGGTACATTTTGAAAGATGCTGATAGAGTTAAAGTTGAATTCCCTCCCGAAGTTCCATCTGAAGGGATGAAGGGGGAGGAAATTCCTCTTACGATTGTTTATGAGGATGAATATTTGCTGGTGGTCAACAAGCCTCCGGGGATGAATACGATTCCTTCCAGGGAGCATCCGAATGGCAGCCTGGCGAACGCATTGATCGGATATTATAAACGTAATGGTATTTCCGCTACGACCCATATCGTCACCAGGCTGGACAGGGATACTTCCGGACTGGTCCTGATTGCGAAACATAGCCATATCCATCACTTATTCAGCAAGCAGCAGCGTTCGGGCGGTGTAAAACGCAGCTATGAAGCTTTTGCTGTCGGTGATGTTGCACAGGATGAAGGGATGATTGAAGCGCCGATCGCAAGGAAGCCAGACAGCATCATTGAACGCGAAGTTCGTCCAGATGGACAATATGCCTGTACATTGTTTAAAGTAAACAAACGATATCGAAAGTTCACTCATATGAACATCAGGCTAAAAACTGGCAGGACCCATCAAATCAGGGTCCATATGAGCTTTTTTGGCCATCCGCTTCTTGGTGATACTTTATATGGAGGCAATAAGGACTTCATTCAAAGGCAAGCCTTGCATTGCAGAGAACTTACCTTTATCCACCCACTTTTACATAAACAAATGCATTTTACTGCCAATCTTCCTACCGATATGGATAAAGTGCTGAATCAAGGCAAGTCGTGCTAA
- a CDS encoding CAP domain-containing protein, giving the protein MNIYKHGKAMAVSAVMLLGLAACNTNDEAMDMRDNRMTTLGNNQESYWDNDANRIKQQRRRAEINSAKRNTNDKGFNQKGRNTTSEIMQTPDGYITIDPNSYSTGIPSSKFPHTQMNGQGRLTLTEGQRADLDQMLAELQRRSGVELPQLNRGGIPAPEQGAAPAPQERATPAPEQGAIPAPQERATPAPEQGAAPAPQERATPAPEPEVAPAPQERATPAPEPEAAPAPQERATPAPEPEAAPAPQERTAPAPQEEAAPAPEQKATPSGTELSAFEAKVIDLTNEQRRKNGLQNLQPDTALSNVAQEKSNDMQAKNYFSHTSPTYGSPFDMMRDFGVSYNTAGENIAMGQQSAEEVVNAWMNSEGHRKNILSPNYTHIGVGHTTQGNYWTQMFIGK; this is encoded by the coding sequence TTGAACATATATAAACATGGAAAAGCAATGGCAGTATCTGCTGTCATGTTATTAGGTCTTGCCGCATGCAACACCAATGATGAAGCGATGGATATGCGTGACAACAGGATGACAACACTGGGGAATAATCAGGAAAGCTATTGGGATAACGATGCAAACAGAATCAAGCAGCAAAGGCGCAGAGCAGAAATCAATTCTGCTAAAAGAAATACAAATGACAAAGGTTTTAATCAAAAAGGGCGAAATACAACAAGTGAAATCATGCAAACGCCTGATGGGTATATTACCATAGACCCGAACTCTTATAGTACGGGCATACCGAGTTCTAAATTTCCACATACACAAATGAACGGTCAAGGGAGGCTGACCTTAACAGAAGGGCAACGAGCTGACCTGGATCAAATGCTGGCTGAATTGCAGCGCCGTTCAGGTGTCGAACTCCCGCAATTGAATCGCGGAGGAATTCCAGCACCTGAACAAGGAGCAGCACCAGCACCGCAGGAAAGAGCAACTCCAGCTCCTGAACAAGGAGCAATACCTGCACCACAGGAAAGGGCGACTCCGGCACCTGAACAAGGAGCGGCACCGGCACCACAGGAAAGAGCAACTCCAGCTCCAGAACCAGAAGTAGCGCCTGCACCACAAGAAAGAGCAACTCCAGCTCCAGAACCAGAAGCAGCGCCTGCACCACAGGAAAGAGCGACTCCAGCTCCAGAACCAGAAGCAGCGCCTGCACCACAGGAAAGAACGGCCCCAGCTCCTCAAGAAGAAGCTGCCCCGGCTCCGGAGCAAAAAGCAACTCCTTCTGGTACCGAGCTCAGTGCGTTTGAAGCGAAAGTCATTGACTTGACTAACGAGCAACGCAGAAAAAATGGTTTGCAAAACCTCCAGCCAGATACGGCTCTAAGCAATGTGGCACAGGAGAAATCCAATGATATGCAGGCGAAAAATTATTTTTCACATACGAGTCCTACTTATGGATCACCGTTCGATATGATGAGGGACTTTGGTGTTTCATATAACACTGCTGGTGAGAACATCGCGATGGGCCAGCAGAGTGCAGAAGAAGTCGTGAACGCATGGATGAACAGTGAAGGTCACAGGAAAAATATTCTGAGTCCTAACTACACGCATATTGGCGTTGGGCATACAACCCAAGGGAATTACTGGACCCAAATGTTTATTGGAAAATAA